From the Carya illinoinensis cultivar Pawnee chromosome 4, C.illinoinensisPawnee_v1, whole genome shotgun sequence genome, one window contains:
- the LOC122306867 gene encoding ELMO domain-containing protein B isoform X1: protein MPFFLLLPSPPSPFFCFFFFFFFFFFPFTSSGPTPFSKWTPPHPQYNHHKHAASDAITAAMVGPRSWVGGLFHRSSNKRHVKFIDYSLSPIQEQRLQRLQERLQVPFDETQLDHQEALKTLWHAAFPNIPLKGLISDQWKDMGWQGPNPSTDFRGCGFISLENLLFFARTYPESFHRLLFKQEGKRAAWEYPFAVAGINVSFMLIQMLDLSSVKPRCLPGINFIKLLGEDEGAFDELFCIAFEMMDAQWLAMHASYMEFNEVLQVTRTQLERELSLEDVNRIQDLPGYNLLLP, encoded by the exons atgccattcttccttcttctccctTCACCCCCGTCTCCAttcttctgcttcttcttcttcttcttcttcttcttctttccttttaccAGTTCTGGTCCCACTCCTTTCTCCAAGTGGACCCCGCCTCATCCCCAATACAATCACCACAAACATGCTGCCTCAGATGCCATAACTG CTGCTATGGTGGGACCGCGATCATGGGTAGGAGGACTCTTCCACCGCTCGAGCAACAAGCGTCATGTGAAGTTTATTGACTACTCATTGAGTCCTATTCAG GAACAAAGACTTCAGAGGCTCCAAGAACGATTACAAGTACCATTTGACGAGACCCAGCTGGATCATCAA GAAGCACTCAAAACATTGTGGCATGCTGCCTTTCCAAATATTCCTCTCAAAGGTTTAATTTCTGACCAATGGAAAGATATGGGGTGGCAGGGTCCAAATCCATCAACTGACTTTAG GGGTTGCGGTTTTATATCCCTTGAGAATTTGCTGTTCTTTGCCAGGACTTATCCG gaatctTTCCATAGGTTATTGTTCAAGCAAGAAGGGAAGCGAGCAGCTTGGGAATACCCATTTGCTGTTGCTGGCATTAATGTATCATTTATGTTGATTCAGATGTTGGATCTAAGCTCAG TTAAACCACGATGCCTTCCAGGGATCaatttcattaaattattaGGAG AGGATGAAGGAGCCTTTGATGAATTATTTTGTATTGCTTTCGAAATGATGGATGCTCAATGGCTTGCAATGCATGCTTCCTACATGGAATTTAAT GAGGTATTACAGGTAACAAGGACACAGCTGGAAAGAGAGCTGTCTTTAGAAGACGTCAACAGAATACAAGATCTTCCAGGATACAATTTGTTGTTACCCTGA
- the LOC122306867 gene encoding ELMO domain-containing protein B isoform X3, producing MRLRRRRQCFPSCSSLHRDEIYWRRKGDKGHEWSHSSPHVITQLTQCFAAMVGPRSWVGGLFHRSSNKRHVKFIDYSLSPIQEQRLQRLQERLQVPFDETQLDHQEALKTLWHAAFPNIPLKGLISDQWKDMGWQGPNPSTDFRGCGFISLENLLFFARTYPESFHRLLFKQEGKRAAWEYPFAVAGINVSFMLIQMLDLSSVKPRCLPGINFIKLLGEDEGAFDELFCIAFEMMDAQWLAMHASYMEFNEVLQVTRTQLERELSLEDVNRIQDLPGYNLLLP from the exons ATGAGATTAAGGAGGCGTAGACAATGCTTTCCTTCTTGTTCTTCTCTTCACAGA GATGAAATTTATTGGAGACGGAAGGGTGATAAAGGGCATGAATGGTCACATAGTTCTCCTCATGTAATAACGCAGTTGACTCAATGTTTTG CTGCTATGGTGGGACCGCGATCATGGGTAGGAGGACTCTTCCACCGCTCGAGCAACAAGCGTCATGTGAAGTTTATTGACTACTCATTGAGTCCTATTCAG GAACAAAGACTTCAGAGGCTCCAAGAACGATTACAAGTACCATTTGACGAGACCCAGCTGGATCATCAA GAAGCACTCAAAACATTGTGGCATGCTGCCTTTCCAAATATTCCTCTCAAAGGTTTAATTTCTGACCAATGGAAAGATATGGGGTGGCAGGGTCCAAATCCATCAACTGACTTTAG GGGTTGCGGTTTTATATCCCTTGAGAATTTGCTGTTCTTTGCCAGGACTTATCCG gaatctTTCCATAGGTTATTGTTCAAGCAAGAAGGGAAGCGAGCAGCTTGGGAATACCCATTTGCTGTTGCTGGCATTAATGTATCATTTATGTTGATTCAGATGTTGGATCTAAGCTCAG TTAAACCACGATGCCTTCCAGGGATCaatttcattaaattattaGGAG AGGATGAAGGAGCCTTTGATGAATTATTTTGTATTGCTTTCGAAATGATGGATGCTCAATGGCTTGCAATGCATGCTTCCTACATGGAATTTAAT GAGGTATTACAGGTAACAAGGACACAGCTGGAAAGAGAGCTGTCTTTAGAAGACGTCAACAGAATACAAGATCTTCCAGGATACAATTTGTTGTTACCCTGA
- the LOC122306867 gene encoding ELMO domain-containing protein B isoform X4 yields MVGPRSWVGGLFHRSSNKRHVKFIDYSLSPIQEQRLQRLQERLQVPFDETQLDHQEALKTLWHAAFPNIPLKGLISDQWKDMGWQGPNPSTDFRGCGFISLENLLFFARTYPESFHRLLFKQEGKRAAWEYPFAVAGINVSFMLIQMLDLSSVKPRCLPGINFIKLLGEDEGAFDELFCIAFEMMDAQWLAMHASYMEFNEVLQVTRTQLERELSLEDVNRIQDLPGYNLLLP; encoded by the exons ATGGTGGGACCGCGATCATGGGTAGGAGGACTCTTCCACCGCTCGAGCAACAAGCGTCATGTGAAGTTTATTGACTACTCATTGAGTCCTATTCAG GAACAAAGACTTCAGAGGCTCCAAGAACGATTACAAGTACCATTTGACGAGACCCAGCTGGATCATCAA GAAGCACTCAAAACATTGTGGCATGCTGCCTTTCCAAATATTCCTCTCAAAGGTTTAATTTCTGACCAATGGAAAGATATGGGGTGGCAGGGTCCAAATCCATCAACTGACTTTAG GGGTTGCGGTTTTATATCCCTTGAGAATTTGCTGTTCTTTGCCAGGACTTATCCG gaatctTTCCATAGGTTATTGTTCAAGCAAGAAGGGAAGCGAGCAGCTTGGGAATACCCATTTGCTGTTGCTGGCATTAATGTATCATTTATGTTGATTCAGATGTTGGATCTAAGCTCAG TTAAACCACGATGCCTTCCAGGGATCaatttcattaaattattaGGAG AGGATGAAGGAGCCTTTGATGAATTATTTTGTATTGCTTTCGAAATGATGGATGCTCAATGGCTTGCAATGCATGCTTCCTACATGGAATTTAAT GAGGTATTACAGGTAACAAGGACACAGCTGGAAAGAGAGCTGTCTTTAGAAGACGTCAACAGAATACAAGATCTTCCAGGATACAATTTGTTGTTACCCTGA
- the LOC122306867 gene encoding ELMO domain-containing protein B isoform X2, with product MRLRRRRQCFPSCSSLHRVDQDEIYWRRKGDKGHEWSHSSPHVITQLTQCFAAMVGPRSWVGGLFHRSSNKRHVKFIDYSLSPIQEQRLQRLQERLQVPFDETQLDHQEALKTLWHAAFPNIPLKGLISDQWKDMGWQGPNPSTDFRGCGFISLENLLFFARTYPESFHRLLFKQEGKRAAWEYPFAVAGINVSFMLIQMLDLSSVKPRCLPGINFIKLLGEDEGAFDELFCIAFEMMDAQWLAMHASYMEFNEVLQVTRTQLERELSLEDVNRIQDLPGYNLLLP from the exons ATGAGATTAAGGAGGCGTAGACAATGCTTTCCTTCTTGTTCTTCTCTTCACAGA GTTGACCAGGATGAAATTTATTGGAGACGGAAGGGTGATAAAGGGCATGAATGGTCACATAGTTCTCCTCATGTAATAACGCAGTTGACTCAATGTTTTG CTGCTATGGTGGGACCGCGATCATGGGTAGGAGGACTCTTCCACCGCTCGAGCAACAAGCGTCATGTGAAGTTTATTGACTACTCATTGAGTCCTATTCAG GAACAAAGACTTCAGAGGCTCCAAGAACGATTACAAGTACCATTTGACGAGACCCAGCTGGATCATCAA GAAGCACTCAAAACATTGTGGCATGCTGCCTTTCCAAATATTCCTCTCAAAGGTTTAATTTCTGACCAATGGAAAGATATGGGGTGGCAGGGTCCAAATCCATCAACTGACTTTAG GGGTTGCGGTTTTATATCCCTTGAGAATTTGCTGTTCTTTGCCAGGACTTATCCG gaatctTTCCATAGGTTATTGTTCAAGCAAGAAGGGAAGCGAGCAGCTTGGGAATACCCATTTGCTGTTGCTGGCATTAATGTATCATTTATGTTGATTCAGATGTTGGATCTAAGCTCAG TTAAACCACGATGCCTTCCAGGGATCaatttcattaaattattaGGAG AGGATGAAGGAGCCTTTGATGAATTATTTTGTATTGCTTTCGAAATGATGGATGCTCAATGGCTTGCAATGCATGCTTCCTACATGGAATTTAAT GAGGTATTACAGGTAACAAGGACACAGCTGGAAAGAGAGCTGTCTTTAGAAGACGTCAACAGAATACAAGATCTTCCAGGATACAATTTGTTGTTACCCTGA